From the Paucidesulfovibrio longus DSM 6739 genome, the window ACCCCGGCAGCCGCCCCTGCGCAAACGCATCGAAGCCTTTTGCGAACTCGCGGAACGCATAGGACCGGAGCGCGTGGTCTGGCGCTACGACCCCATCGTGATCTCCGATCCGACCTCCGAAGACTGGCATGCGCGGACGTTTGCCCGGCTGGCCGAGGCCCTGCGCGGAAAAACGCGCCGCTGCATCGTCAGCTTCCTGGAGATCTACAAAAAATTGCGGCCCCGCCTGCGGGGGCTGCGCGGGCAAGGGCTGAACGTCGAAGAGCGCCCGCAAGCCAGTGCGCCTGAGCTTCTGCCCCGGCTGGCCGCGATCGCCGCCCGGAACGGCATGCGCCTGCAAACCTGCGCCCAGTCCGAGGACTGGACCGAACTCGGCGCGCCCCCTGGAGCCTGCGTGGACCCCATCCTGCTCAACGAGCTGTTCGGGCTCGGCCTGCCCACGCGCGCGGACCCGCACCAGCGCGCCCACTGCCTTTGCGCTCCGTCGCGCGACATCGGCATGTACGACTCCTGCACCTTCGGCTGCGCCTATTGCTATGCCACCCGCGACGTTGCGCGCTCCCGCGCCAACCGGGCCGCCCACGACCCGCTGTCGCCCTCGCTGCTCGGCCGATTCGAGCCGCCCGCTTCGCAGGCCGCCCTGCCCGGCCTGGACCGGAGCGGCTCCCGCAGCTGAACGATCTTGCCCCTGGCGCGGCAGCGGGATATGGTCCCGCCATGTACTTCGACACTCCGGGATTCGATCTCCAGCTCTTCCGGCTCATCAACCAGCAAGGCCACTTCGCCGTCCTGAACTGGCTGATGATCACGCTTTCCTCAAAAACGGCGCTCTTCGCGCTCTTCGTCCCCGCGCTGCTGCTCGCGGTGCGCCGCTGCGGCAAACGCCAGCTCGTGCTCTTCGCCGTGCTCCTGCTGGGCATGGGCATCACGGACATGAGCACCTCGGCTGTCAAAAGCCAGGTGCAGCGCGTGCGCCCCTTGAACAGCCAGCCGGGAACCTATTGCTACGAGGACGGAGCCTGGGTGCGGCGGCCGCCGGACTTCCAGCCCACCAAAACCGCCGGAACGTCCTACCCCTCCGGCCACGCGGCCAACACCATGTGCCTCGCGCTGCTCGCGCTCCGGCTCTGGCCGAGGATGCGTCCGTCGCTGCGCGGCGCGCTCCTGGCCTTGCCTCTGCTGGTGGGATATTCGAGAGTCTACCTCGGCAAGCACTATCCGACGGACGTGCTCGCGGGCTGGCTGTTCGGGATGGTCATTGCCGTTCTTGTCGGCCTGGCCTGGAAGGAATGGGGAGAGAAGCGCTTTCCCGGCTTGCAGGCGAATTGCCGCAGCCGGGACGAATAGCCGTCAGACGGATTCGCCGCCGGGCATCTCGCCTGCGGCGGCCTTGTATTTGCGGTAGATGGAGATTCCGAGCCAGGCCGAAGCCGCGAGCAGCACCACGCTCGTGCCCACGGAAAGAATCAGGCCCAGACGGGACTCGGCGTTCATGCCCGAGCCGAACAGCGCGAAGACCAGACTCTGGGGCAGATAGCCCAGGGTGGAACCCAGCACGAACGGTCCGAGCGGGATGCTGCTGACCCCTGCCGCAAGGTTCGTCAGCAGGTTGCTGCCCACGGGGATCAGCCGGATGGTCAGCGCCGTGCGGAAGGGACTGTAGCGCAGGAAGGCGTCCGCCTTGGCCAGGCGCTTGCCGAGCAGCCGGGTTACGGATTGGCGGCCGAGCACGCGGGCGTACCCCGCGCAGAGCAGGCAGCCGAGTCCGCTGGCCAGGGTGCCGAGCAGCGTGCCGTAGACCCCGCCGAACGCCACTCCCGCCAGGAAGCAGACCAGCTGCCGGGGCAACCCCGCCGCCGTGAACAGCGCGCCGACGCCCAAATAGATGATGACGGAAAGCGGCCCGTTGCCGAGGACATGTTCGCTGAACCAGTCCGCGTCGCGAAGCCTGTCGGCCATTCCCGTGCTGCGCGCCAGCCAGACCAGGACGCCCAGCCCCGCAAGCATCGCCGCACCCTTGAGGGCCGCCTTGAGCCCGCCGCGCTCCGCGCTGTTCTCGCTCATCCGTTCTCTTCCTTGTTCGCTGACCGTCGCCAAAGCAGTCCCAGCGCCAGGGCGCATCCCTGGCCGAGCACAAAGACGGCGTCGTATTGAACCCAGCCGTAGACCAATCCGCAGATCGCTCCGGCGGCGAAACTCCAGAACCACACTCCGCCGGCCGAGCGGGCGGCTCGTCCGGTCCGCAAGCGGACCGCGGCCAGACGCGCTCCCCAGGCTCCCTGCCCCAGACAGGCCAGGGCCAGCAGCCACCAAAAGGGCGGAGGAGTGAGCCCGGTCGGGGAAAGGAGCATCGTCAGATGTTGCTGTCCTTGACCTGATAGCGCACGGTCCGCTTGAGCAGCCAGCGCACCCCGAAAAGATCGTAGGCCCCGGCCACGGCGCGGTCCCAGGTGCCGTATTTGGACTGGCCCTGGTGCCGGGGACGGTGGTTGACCTTGACCTCTTCGATGCGCGCGCCCTGGGCCAGCATCAGCGGAGGCAGGTAACGATGCATGTTCTTGAAGCGCGGAAGCCGCAGGAGCATGTCGCGGCGCATGACCTTGAGCGAGCAGCCCGTGTCGCGCACGGTGTCGCGGGTGATGCGGCGGCGGATGGCGTTGCCGACGCGCGAGGCCCAGCGCTTGGCCCAGGTGTCCTTGCGCTTGGCGCGCCAGCCGATGATCATGTCGTAGCCTTCGGCATACTTGGCGAGCATGGCCGGAATGTCCGCCGGGTCGTTCTGCAGGTCCGCGTCCAGCGTCACGACCACGTCGTGCCGGGCCGCGTCGAACCCGGCGCAAAAGGCCGCGGACTGGCCCTGGTTTTGCGCAAAGGCGAGATATCGCAATTCGCTGTGGCGCTCGGCGAGTTCGCGGATGATTTCCAGGCTCGCATCGGAGCTGCCGTCGTCCACGAAGACCACTTCCCAATCCAGTTCCTGCGGGGCCAGGGCCGCCCGGATTTCGGCGAAGAGGCGCTCAAGGTTGCCCTCTTCATTATATATGGGCACCACGAGAGAGATGGCTTTTGTTGCTGACATGTCCGAGGGGATAAGGAAAAACACGGCGGAAGTAAATAGAACCGATTCGGGTCGCTCCGTGCGCCGGGCTGATGCCGCGCCGTCAGGAAACGCGGAGCCGCCAGGATTCCCGGCTCTGCGCACCTGCGTGCGGAAAACAAGGGCGCGATTTGCGCCGAAAGCAACAAGCCTTTTTTCGAGTTTCGAAAAAACATTGCCGCATAAGCTTGACATACGCACGCCTGGAGGCCTATACGCACCTCTCACGTGACGCGGGGTGGAGCAGTACGGTAGCTCGTCGGGCTCATAACCCGAAGGTCGTAGGTTCAAATCCTGCCCCCGCTACCAAGAACTCAAAAGCCCGCAACCGAAATGGTTGCGGGCTTTTTTGCGTCCGCGCTTCCCGCGGCACCTCCGCAATCCGGCACTCGCCCGCGAATCCGTCGCGATTGCTCTCCAAAATTCGGATCACTCGTTTTCGACATGCGCTTCCGGAAATCTCGCCGGGTTATTTTTCGGATCATTGGTTGACATCCGCACGACCGGGGCCTATACACTCCTCTCACGTGACGCGGGGTGGAGCAGTACGGTAGCTCGTCGGGCTCATAACCCGAAGGTCAGAGGTTCAAATCCTCTCCCCGCTACCACCGAAATGACAAGGGCTTAGGAGCAAATCCTGAGCCCTTTTTCATTCCCCGGCCCTGCGGGACGTCTCTGCGCCGCAACTTTTGACTTCCGGACGCGCAGCTCCTACATGGACTTTCGACACGAGTCGGCAGGGAGAATATCGCATGAGCACCGCCAAAACCACCGAAACCATCCAGGACGCGGACCAGGAACTGCGCCTCGCGCGCACCCCTGCGGGACGCTGGCGGCTGGCCGCCCGGCCCCGGCTGCTGGACCGCCCCGGCGAGCTGGCCGATCTGGCCGCCTTTCTGGCCGCGAACAACGCCAACATTCTGCGCTTCTTCTACAACCGTTCCGAGAATCCCCGGCTCGTCCGCATCGAGGTCGATTGCGCCTCGGCCACGGAATGCGGCGCGCTCGCGGACCAGTTGCAGCGCATGGACAGGCTGCCCACGGACGACAAGGAGCCGGAAGGCGATCCGAACCTGCCCGAAGTGCGGACCATCATGGACCAAGCCGGGCTGCTCGGGATCAAGGCGACGCTGGAGGACCGCCCCGGCAGCCTCGCGGACCTGGCCGAGGTGCTGCGCAACCACGACGCCAACGTGATCCACATGGCCTACGACGGGGACGCGGCTCCGGGCCTCGTGGAAATCGCCCTGGCGGCCGGCTCTCCCGAACAGATTTCCCTCCTGCTGGCGGAGCTGAACCGCAGCGGCCTGCACTTCCACGTGCAGTGGCAGGGGGCGGACGGCGGCCCCATGGACAGGGTCATCGGCCTTTCGGCCATCGAGCAGTTTCTTTTCCGGCTGCGGACGATCCTGCCGCCGGACAAATTGGACAGGCTCAAGGCGCTCATGGAATCCTCGGACGAGATGGGCCGCGCCTTGCTCGACTTCCGCAGGGAATCCGGCGAAAATCCCGAAGCCATGGCCGTGTCCGAAGTCTTCAGCAACATCCTGCACCTGGCCGCCGCTTCCATCGGCAAGACCGGCCCGCGCTTCTCCATGCGCCTGACCGGACCCCTGCGCCTCAGCCGCGAGGTGGTCCTCTACATGCTGGCCTGCCCCACAGGGGCCAACGGCTACCTGCTGCGCACCCGCGACGAGGACGTGCTCGTGGACACGGGCTACGGCCTCTACTACCCGGACGCCCGCGACTGGCTCGCGGCGCACGGTTTCGACCCGGCACGCATCCGGCGGGTCTACGTCACGCACCCGGACGCGGACCACGCGGGCTGGGCCGCGCCTCTGCAGGAAGAGTTCGGCGCGCGGGTCTTCATGCACCCGGACGCCGAGGAGGTCTTCCGCCACGGCAACCGCGCCCACAACACGGGCACCCGTCTTCAGGCCCTGAACGTCTCCTTCACCAGGCTGATCACGAAGCTGACGGACCTGCGTGCTCCGGCGCGGATCACGCACTTCACTCCCCTGGTCGGCGCGCCCGCCGAATTCGGCGGATTTCCGACCATGGGCGGTTTCCGCGTGGGCGACCTGGATTTCCTGGTCCTGGAAAGCATGGGCGGCCACGTGGCCGGGCAGGTCTTCTTCCTGGTTCCGAAACAGGCCCTGCTCTTCTGCGGGGACTACCTCATCGACGTGGCCAGCCTCTCGGAACGGGACAAGCAGACCCTTTCCATCCCCAAATATCTGATGACCAGCACCAACTCGGACAGCCGCGTGTTCAGCCGGGAAATGGCCCTGCTGCGGCGGATGATGCTCGACCTGCGCCGGGACATGGGCACGGACGGCGCGAGCGCACGGATATTCTCCGGCCACGGCGGGCTCTACACCGTGGACGAGGCGGGCTGGACCGACCAAACCGAGGAGGAAGGCGCATGAACGTCCCGGCACGCAAGGACATCCGGCCCGGACTGCACGTGGCCATCGTGCTCAAGCAGGACCAGCGCAGCGGAAAGCTCACGGAAGGAATCGTCCGCGATCTCTTGACCAAATCCCCGACGCATCCGCACGGCATCAAGGTCCGTCTGGAGGACGGGCAGGTGGGCCGAGTCAAGGCGCTTCTGGACTGACGAACCTGGGACAATCCCTCAAAGGCCACCGGCGGCGAAAAAAACGATCACATGATCTTGCGCTTGCGTCCCAGCACCCCTGGCAGCTCTTCAGGCCGCAGGGGCCGCCCCAGCGCCGAGGCGGCCTTGCGGATACGCTCCGTGGCCTCGGACAGGGAAGACTCGTCCAGTTCCAGTCCCAGCTCCCTGCTCAGCGCGCGCACCGCGCCCTTGCCGCTCTTGCCGCCCAGGGCCAGCTCGCGCTCCGCGCCCACGGCTTCGGGCGGATACGGCTCGAAAAGACTCGTGTCCTTGCCCAGCCCGTGCACGTGCAGCCCGCTCTCGCACCGAAAAATATCCCGCCCCACAACGGCCTTGGTCCGCGCCACCTCGATCCGGGCCGCGCTGGAGATCAGCCCGCAGGCCCTCCGCAACACGGCCACGTCGTACCGTGCCACACGGCGACGGAGCGCGAGGTAGGCGGCGAGTTCCTCCGTGGAAGCGACCCCGGCCCGCTCGCCCACGCCCAGCAAGGACACGTCGGCCTGATCCGCCCCGCTGTCCAGGGCGGCCAGAGCATTGGCCGTAGCCATGCCGAAGTCGTCGTGACAGTGCACCGCGAGGCGAACTCCCGCCTTCTCCGCATCCAGCGCCCGGCGCACCGCGCCCACGAGCCGCGCCGTTTCCAGCGGCCCCGCGTGCCCCACGGTATCGGACACCCGCACCCGCGCGGCTCCATATCGCGCGGCGGTTTGCGCCGCCTGCGCCACAAAGCCCGCATCCGCCCGGCTGGCGTCCTCCAGCCCCAAGGACACCTGCGGCACGCCCAGTTCCGCGGAGGCGTCCAGGATCCGCCGAATGCGCGCCAGCGCCTGGCTGCGGGTCCAGCCCAGGCGGCGGGTCAGGTGCAGATCCGATACGGGCACGCCCACGTTGACGACGTGCGCGCCGAGCAGCGCGGCCCGGGCCAGGCAATCCTTGCGGCAAGGGGACCAGACCCCCAGCCGGAGACCGGGCAGAGCAACGCGGGCCCAGACCAATAAATCGGCCAGTCCGTCGCGGCCCACGCAGCCCGCCTCGGCCTCCTCCACTCCCGCCTCCGCGAGGTGAAGCAGAATCCGCCGCCTGAGAGGGGGATCATAATAGGCGCCGTAGAGCTGCTCGCCTTCGCGAAGCGTGGTGTCGATCAGCAAGGGGTCTTCTCCTCGTTGGGGGGTATTCCTGCCTCTGCCGTGGCAATTTGAATGCCAGCTTTGTCCGCCTCGTCAACTCGCCAAGATCGCAGAATATTTTTCTGCAACTCCAGCCGCCCAGCCCTGCTACGTTTTTGTCGTCTCCTACGATTTGGTCTTGTAGCCAGTGTCGCCTGCCCTTGGTTTCCGCCCGCTCCGGAGAGGAGCAGGCCAGCAGCTTAATCCAAGTATTTCAACTTGCTAAATGCACAAATTCGCCACTGGCACGCCCTTTGCCCTTACCATGCCAGCTAACGAAACCAACCCGGAGGTAACTCATGCGAAAGGTAGCCATTTACGGAAAGGGCGGCATCGGCAAGTCCACCACGACCCAGAACACGGTGGCGGGTCTTGCGGAAATGGGACGCAAAGTCATGGTCGTGGGCTGCGACCCCAAGGCCGACTCCACCCGTCTGCTGCTCGGCGGACTGGCCCAGAAGTCCGTTCTCGACACCCTGCGCGAGGAAGGCGAAGACGTGGAACTGGCCGACATCCGCAAGCCCGGCTACGGCGGCACCTGGTGCGTCGAGTCCGGCGGACCGGAACCCGGCGTGGGCTGCGCAGGCCGAGGCATCATCACTTCCATCAACATGCTCGAATCCCTGGGAGCGTATGAGGAATCCGAGGGACTCGACTACGCCTTCTACGACGTTCTCGGCGACGTGGTCTGCGGCGGCTTCGCCATGCCCATCCGCGACGGCAAGGCCGAGGAGATCTACATCGTCTGTTCCGGCGAGATGATGGCCATGTACGCGGCCAACAACATCTGCAAGGGCATCATGAAGTACGCCCAGTCCGGCGGCGTGCGCCTCGGCGGCCTGATCTGCAACTCCCGAAACGTGGACAACGAGAAGGAGATGATCCAGGAGCTGGCCAAGAAGATCGGCACCCAGATGATCTACTTCGTGCCGCGCGACAACGACGTGCAGCGCGCCGAGATCAACCGCAAGACGGTCATCGAGTGGAACGGCGAAGTGCCCCAGGCCGATGCCTACCGCGGCCTGGCCAAGGCCATCGACGAAAACGAGATGTTCGTGATCCCCAAGCCCCTGGAAATCGACGACCTGGAGCAGCTCCTGCTCGACTACGGCCTGCTCAACGCCTAAGGCCCGGTCCGTTTCCATATCCCGTTCAGCACGCTTCAATTCAAGCACGAGGAGAAAACTCATGATGATCATGGTCAGGGCCATTGTCCGGCCCGAACGAGCGGACGACGTTCTCGCGGCCCTCATGGACGCAGGTTTTCCGGCCGTCACCAAATATTCCGTGGCGGGCCGCGGCAAGCAGCGCGGCATCAAGATCGGCGAGGTCACCTACGACGAGATCCCCAAGACCATGCTCATGAGCGTGGTCAAGGCGGCGGACAAGGACTTCGTCATCGAGACGATCATGAACGCTGCGCGCTCCGGCAAGAAGGGCGCTTTCGGCGACGGCAAGATCTTCGTCAGCGACGTCGGCGATGTCTACACCATCAGCTCCGGCGTCAAGGAGTCCGCCGAAGAGGAGGCCACGGCATGAAGGAAGTGATCGCCGTCGTGCGCATGGAGAAGATGAACCGCACCAAGAAGGCCCTGACCGAGGCCGGGGTGGACGCGTTCTTCGCTCACGAGTGCCAGGGCCGCGGCAAGGGCTTCGTCAACCCCAAGGTGCTCGAAGGCGCCGGGGAAGGATTCGAGGAGGCCGCCGCCCTGCTGGGCGAGAAGGGCAAGCTCTATCCCAAGAGAATGATCACCGTGGTCCTGCCGGACGACGAGGTGGACGACGTGGTCAAGACCATCATCGAAGTGAACCGGACGGGCAAGCCCGGCGACGGCAAGATTTTCGTCCTGCCCGTTGCGGACGCCGTCCGTGTCCGCACCGCCGAACGCGGTGCCAAGTCCATCGCCTAACCCCACGGAGCAACGAGAATGGCCAAGACCAAGCACCGGCTCGTCAAGTGGGAGCCCACCGCGATCAAGGAGGAGCTGCTCAGCAAGTATCCTCCCAAGGTGGCCCGCAAGCGCGCCAAGCAGATACTCATCAACGAGGCTCAGGAAAACGAGACGCCGGAAATCCAGGCCAACGTCCGGACCATTCCCGGCATCATCACCATGCGCGGCTGCACCTACGCCGGCTGCAAGGGCGTCATCCTCGGCCCCACCCGCGACATCGTGAACATCACCCACGGCCCCATCGGCTGCGGTTTCTACTCCTGGCTGACCCGCCGCAACCAGACCGACGCCACGGCCGAGGGCGCGGAAAACTACATGCCCTACTGCTTCTCCACGGACATGCAGGACCAGGACATCATCTTCGGCGGCGAAAAGAAGCTGGAAAAGGCCATCCAGGAGGCCTACGACACCTTCCATCCCAAGGCCATCGCCATCTTCGCCACCTGTCCCGTGGGGCTCATCGGCGACGACATCCACGCCGTGGCCAAGAAGATGAAGGAGAAGTTCGGCGACTGCAACGTCTTCGCCTTCTCCTGCGAAGGGTACAAGGGCGTCAGCCAGTCCGCCGGCCACCACATCGCCAACAACCAGATCTTCAAGCACGTTGTCGGCGAAAACGACGCGGACAAGCCCGGCGAGTACAAGATCAACCTGCTCGGCGAGTACAACATCGGCGGCGACGGCTTCGAGATCGACCGCATCCTCAAGAAGTGCGGCATCAGCAACATCGCCACCTTCTCGGGCAACTCCACCTACGACCAGTTCGCCTCCGCCCACGTCGCCGATCTGAACTGCGTCATGTGCCACCGTTCCATCAACTACGTGGCCGACATGCTGGAAACCAAGTTCGGCATTCCCTGGATCAAGGTCAACTTCATCGGCGCCGAGGCCACGGCCAAGTCGCTGCGCAAGATCGCCCAGTACTTCGGCGACAAGAAGCTGATCGAAAAGGTCGAGGCGGTCATCGCCGAGGAAATGCCCCTGGTGGACGCCGTGCGCGACGACGTGCGCACCCGGACCGAAGGCAAGACCGCCATGCTCTTCGTGGGCGGCTCCCGCGCCCACCACTACCAGGAGCTCTTCGCCGAGATCGGCATGAAGACCCTTTCCGCGGGCTATGAATTCGCCCACCGCGACGACTACGAAGGCCGCGAAGTCATCCCCGACCTCAAGGTGGACGCGGACAGCCGCAACATCGAAGAGATCGAGGTCAACGCCGACCCCGAGCGCTACAGCCCGCGCAAGCCCGCGGAGGA encodes:
- a CDS encoding TVP38/TMEM64 family protein; translation: MSENSAERGGLKAALKGAAMLAGLGVLVWLARSTGMADRLRDADWFSEHVLGNGPLSVIIYLGVGALFTAAGLPRQLVCFLAGVAFGGVYGTLLGTLASGLGCLLCAGYARVLGRQSVTRLLGKRLAKADAFLRYSPFRTALTIRLIPVGSNLLTNLAAGVSSIPLGPFVLGSTLGYLPQSLVFALFGSGMNAESRLGLILSVGTSVVLLAASAWLGISIYRKYKAAAGEMPGGESV
- a CDS encoding phosphatase PAP2 family protein is translated as MYFDTPGFDLQLFRLINQQGHFAVLNWLMITLSSKTALFALFVPALLLAVRRCGKRQLVLFAVLLLGMGITDMSTSAVKSQVQRVRPLNSQPGTYCYEDGAWVRRPPDFQPTKTAGTSYPSGHAANTMCLALLALRLWPRMRPSLRGALLALPLLVGYSRVYLGKHYPTDVLAGWLFGMVIAVLVGLAWKEWGEKRFPGLQANCRSRDE
- a CDS encoding MBL fold metallo-hydrolase, which produces MSTAKTTETIQDADQELRLARTPAGRWRLAARPRLLDRPGELADLAAFLAANNANILRFFYNRSENPRLVRIEVDCASATECGALADQLQRMDRLPTDDKEPEGDPNLPEVRTIMDQAGLLGIKATLEDRPGSLADLAEVLRNHDANVIHMAYDGDAAPGLVEIALAAGSPEQISLLLAELNRSGLHFHVQWQGADGGPMDRVIGLSAIEQFLFRLRTILPPDKLDRLKALMESSDEMGRALLDFRRESGENPEAMAVSEVFSNILHLAAASIGKTGPRFSMRLTGPLRLSREVVLYMLACPTGANGYLLRTRDEDVLVDTGYGLYYPDARDWLAAHGFDPARIRRVYVTHPDADHAGWAAPLQEEFGARVFMHPDAEEVFRHGNRAHNTGTRLQALNVSFTRLITKLTDLRAPARITHFTPLVGAPAEFGGFPTMGGFRVGDLDFLVLESMGGHVAGQVFFLVPKQALLFCGDYLIDVASLSERDKQTLSIPKYLMTSTNSDSRVFSREMALLRRMMLDLRRDMGTDGASARIFSGHGGLYTVDEAGWTDQTEEEGA
- the nifH gene encoding nitrogenase iron protein, whose product is MRKVAIYGKGGIGKSTTTQNTVAGLAEMGRKVMVVGCDPKADSTRLLLGGLAQKSVLDTLREEGEDVELADIRKPGYGGTWCVESGGPEPGVGCAGRGIITSINMLESLGAYEESEGLDYAFYDVLGDVVCGGFAMPIRDGKAEEIYIVCSGEMMAMYAANNICKGIMKYAQSGGVRLGGLICNSRNVDNEKEMIQELAKKIGTQMIYFVPRDNDVQRAEINRKTVIEWNGEVPQADAYRGLAKAIDENEMFVIPKPLEIDDLEQLLLDYGLLNA
- a CDS encoding glycosyltransferase family 2 protein gives rise to the protein MSATKAISLVVPIYNEEGNLERLFAEIRAALAPQELDWEVVFVDDGSSDASLEIIRELAERHSELRYLAFAQNQGQSAAFCAGFDAARHDVVVTLDADLQNDPADIPAMLAKYAEGYDMIIGWRAKRKDTWAKRWASRVGNAIRRRITRDTVRDTGCSLKVMRRDMLLRLPRFKNMHRYLPPLMLAQGARIEEVKVNHRPRHQGQSKYGTWDRAVAGAYDLFGVRWLLKRTVRYQVKDSNI
- a CDS encoding lipid-A-disaccharide synthase N-terminal domain-containing protein → MLLSPTGLTPPPFWWLLALACLGQGAWGARLAAVRLRTGRAARSAGGVWFWSFAAGAICGLVYGWVQYDAVFVLGQGCALALGLLWRRSANKEENG
- a CDS encoding P-II family nitrogen regulator produces the protein MMIMVRAIVRPERADDVLAALMDAGFPAVTKYSVAGRGKQRGIKIGEVTYDEIPKTMLMSVVKAADKDFVIETIMNAARSGKKGAFGDGKIFVSDVGDVYTISSGVKESAEEEATA
- a CDS encoding LeuA family protein, with product MLIDTTLREGEQLYGAYYDPPLRRRILLHLAEAGVEEAEAGCVGRDGLADLLVWARVALPGLRLGVWSPCRKDCLARAALLGAHVVNVGVPVSDLHLTRRLGWTRSQALARIRRILDASAELGVPQVSLGLEDASRADAGFVAQAAQTAARYGAARVRVSDTVGHAGPLETARLVGAVRRALDAEKAGVRLAVHCHDDFGMATANALAALDSGADQADVSLLGVGERAGVASTEELAAYLALRRRVARYDVAVLRRACGLISSAARIEVARTKAVVGRDIFRCESGLHVHGLGKDTSLFEPYPPEAVGAERELALGGKSGKGAVRALSRELGLELDESSLSEATERIRKAASALGRPLRPEELPGVLGRKRKIM
- a CDS encoding DUF1848 domain-containing protein; the encoded protein is MLRTAGHRLRGLSRHGQGMIISASRRTDLPALYAPWLLNRARAGWCAVPNPFNPRQVARVSLRPEDVDALIFWSRWPAPLTARLGELESLGLARSLFLITLLDSPRVLEPRQPPLRKRIEAFCELAERIGPERVVWRYDPIVISDPTSEDWHARTFARLAEALRGKTRRCIVSFLEIYKKLRPRLRGLRGQGLNVEERPQASAPELLPRLAAIAARNGMRLQTCAQSEDWTELGAPPGACVDPILLNELFGLGLPTRADPHQRAHCLCAPSRDIGMYDSCTFGCAYCYATRDVARSRANRAAHDPLSPSLLGRFEPPASQAALPGLDRSGSRS
- the nifD gene encoding nitrogenase molybdenum-iron protein alpha chain, producing MAKTKHRLVKWEPTAIKEELLSKYPPKVARKRAKQILINEAQENETPEIQANVRTIPGIITMRGCTYAGCKGVILGPTRDIVNITHGPIGCGFYSWLTRRNQTDATAEGAENYMPYCFSTDMQDQDIIFGGEKKLEKAIQEAYDTFHPKAIAIFATCPVGLIGDDIHAVAKKMKEKFGDCNVFAFSCEGYKGVSQSAGHHIANNQIFKHVVGENDADKPGEYKINLLGEYNIGGDGFEIDRILKKCGISNIATFSGNSTYDQFASAHVADLNCVMCHRSINYVADMLETKFGIPWIKVNFIGAEATAKSLRKIAQYFGDKKLIEKVEAVIAEEMPLVDAVRDDVRTRTEGKTAMLFVGGSRAHHYQELFAEIGMKTLSAGYEFAHRDDYEGREVIPDLKVDADSRNIEEIEVNADPERYSPRKPAEEIAKLEAAGYKFKHYDGMIPEMDKGTIVIDDLNQYEAEKLVELLHPDIFCAGIKEKFSIQKLGVPMKQLHSYDSGGPYAGFSGAINFYKEIDRLVNSRVWSYMKAPWQENPELSATYVWE
- a CDS encoding YwbE family protein; the encoded protein is MNVPARKDIRPGLHVAIVLKQDQRSGKLTEGIVRDLLTKSPTHPHGIKVRLEDGQVGRVKALLD
- a CDS encoding P-II family nitrogen regulator, whose product is MKEVIAVVRMEKMNRTKKALTEAGVDAFFAHECQGRGKGFVNPKVLEGAGEGFEEAAALLGEKGKLYPKRMITVVLPDDEVDDVVKTIIEVNRTGKPGDGKIFVLPVADAVRVRTAERGAKSIA